In Stieleria varia, one genomic interval encodes:
- a CDS encoding cadherin domain-containing protein, with product MHRSIKPSKRKLSIERLDDRRVLAALVDGIGPGDHSTAAGPGASDNFECGLFGAFGLQCEQDRTENPPPKEKEFVVFEDFDEEEIDEEKPVIRPSMVTGSFLWGAADARVSRQAALSFDDIQQGRSDTCSFSSALASVARTNFNLASGIRLAEILGDSQYIFQVRLYREVNNVFEPTWIDVPFDETLEPDDLKSTDRGEFWPALYLRAYLTFSDAVDGNYRSMHESMRALTGLGHTRLTPDGSVAQAQQMLNALENGSPIMTATRNDSGDFLLETTYGLVNNHAYTVMGVEINSSSPDGIFVTIRNPWARDTSYSFYDADGDGNVSLGESYDAQYGIDGRNDGIIRVPWPVFSQQFDDIVISDLTGPNINEVQEPTRQLVFDQPEIDPVTIGTGEELAISFHATDPQGGYPLYGLHTESPGYIHPQSGEFRWRPKSTDAGTWVVTVDAEVNPFVTGAVTFVVNVESQTPTVDSLASSQTSIQSNGQDELTLTAAGVSTIADLAVDVEFWRDADGNGTFSSRHDVFLGSDGADEGKFEWNGYVSGLSAGNQVFFARPKVSTFDDTIYGDGVAVDVLITQSLQEDPVALPVGNPIFYPIQLPSNTVRYRQPLPQGGQRAIFSTNDSNAEFGFFDLQGAIIPGTQKRLLDPGEELLDVAFLDDGQFAVLYSRDNGPYGQWFDVQGNPLGDAVGYDNTYHNLSTPSNHRSNSDIAVASFDGEMHAIVVFATGAFLEEDVFSFTFSRGESNTSDTQITKSLWQVSEGTAAGNRLPRVTMNEVGFGVVVWLDSASGDTFDARRARGLEFSDYGRQFIDPEFEIGNANNPEIAPAVSMNRNRDFVVSYSEFEFPSDGTGDDVQARFFRHAANPGDRIGEDEPFQVNSFVGGNQFSGSVAMSNSGWSAIVWSSWGQDAGDASFETGVYAQLYNPQGRPAGPEFQVPIATEGNQRLVSVEIDDDADLFISYHDFETESRYLRLYSTNVAPSLDTQNPFSVSENSPVGTMVTTLMANDLDGDNVRFAIVGDSPFAVDEITGELTVVDPTALDRETNAEIQVAVQLTDDADDPKSVVVTATVNVTEVNEGPVSENVTFTINELSPVGHVVGTVPAFDPDEQESLIFSIQEETPFGINARSGQLFVVDQTALDFETTPSFQFDVVVTDGNDQQTTATVTVELTDVDETTINVAPKLVELPAAVFYIDGQAASLVFPNVLVEDPDASDYTGGRLRAENISFPWDDDRLVFQELGGVSLSGDSVQVDGVLIGQITRDGLGRNALQVVFNSDATPERLTRLIRSIAFQTPNQDRPSDSRVFRLTLADTDGNTTSVTTFAAVRNASDQPGGLFESIGTDANDVFNLESFAAGQNSVNGKLGVDTLRITGGGQSLDLTSIANAILTDVEVLDIRGSGGNQLTLNLDEVLNLSATSDTVQIHHDADDTITIGDGWNVEAPVLSGGSFWHVLTQDTATLRIANAKPFSNPFLAMDVNHDDRVSALDALDIINRLALIPRDSSERRERLSTPTDQSELAGFYYFDSNEDDFVSALDALFVINRLAETRTEGERIDVPLGNVSLPISSKSTDHAIEDRRVTEQMMLGDIDRFAPPVTPAVPSWRTQQNLSAIDQIMQSDDDASPTEEAIATLSAKLDPLSQPLS from the coding sequence ATGCATCGATCAATCAAACCAAGCAAACGTAAACTCTCTATTGAGCGACTGGATGACCGCAGGGTTCTTGCTGCATTGGTCGATGGGATTGGCCCCGGTGATCATTCGACTGCCGCAGGCCCCGGAGCTTCCGATAATTTCGAGTGCGGTTTATTTGGCGCCTTTGGCCTGCAGTGTGAACAGGATCGAACGGAGAATCCGCCCCCAAAGGAAAAGGAATTTGTTGTCTTCGAAGACTTTGACGAAGAAGAAATCGACGAGGAAAAACCCGTTATTAGACCATCGATGGTGACCGGATCCTTCCTGTGGGGCGCCGCAGATGCTCGGGTGTCGAGACAAGCCGCACTGTCATTTGATGACATTCAACAAGGTCGATCGGATACATGCAGCTTTTCGTCGGCTCTTGCCTCGGTCGCCCGGACCAATTTCAACTTGGCCTCAGGGATTCGCCTCGCAGAGATTCTTGGAGACAGCCAATACATTTTTCAGGTTCGGTTGTACCGTGAAGTCAACAATGTCTTTGAGCCGACCTGGATCGACGTTCCGTTTGATGAGACCCTGGAACCGGACGATCTCAAATCAACGGATCGTGGTGAGTTCTGGCCAGCGCTCTACCTGAGAGCGTACTTGACGTTCAGCGACGCCGTCGACGGAAACTATCGATCAATGCACGAATCGATGAGGGCTTTGACGGGACTCGGTCACACTCGCCTGACACCAGATGGTTCCGTCGCGCAGGCTCAACAAATGTTGAACGCGTTGGAAAACGGAAGCCCGATCATGACTGCTACTCGAAACGATTCAGGAGATTTCCTATTAGAGACAACTTACGGACTCGTGAATAACCACGCCTATACCGTCATGGGCGTGGAAATCAATTCGAGTTCTCCGGATGGTATCTTCGTTACCATTCGAAACCCCTGGGCACGCGACACATCGTACTCATTCTATGATGCAGATGGTGACGGAAACGTGAGCTTGGGAGAATCGTACGATGCACAATACGGCATCGATGGACGAAACGACGGTATCATTCGAGTTCCCTGGCCGGTGTTTTCCCAACAGTTCGATGACATCGTCATAAGTGACTTGACCGGCCCGAACATCAACGAAGTGCAAGAGCCAACGCGGCAACTGGTTTTCGATCAGCCGGAGATTGATCCTGTCACCATTGGCACCGGCGAAGAGCTCGCAATATCGTTTCACGCGACGGACCCGCAAGGTGGGTATCCACTCTACGGACTCCATACAGAAAGCCCTGGATACATCCACCCTCAGTCCGGTGAGTTTCGCTGGCGTCCAAAATCGACGGACGCTGGCACTTGGGTGGTCACCGTCGATGCGGAAGTCAATCCCTTCGTTACCGGGGCGGTGACTTTCGTCGTCAACGTGGAATCGCAGACACCCACTGTCGATTCATTGGCCTCGTCGCAGACATCCATCCAGAGCAACGGGCAAGATGAATTGACGCTGACGGCCGCAGGTGTTTCGACGATCGCGGACTTGGCGGTGGACGTCGAGTTCTGGAGAGACGCCGATGGCAACGGGACTTTCAGCAGCCGACACGATGTTTTCTTGGGATCCGATGGTGCGGACGAAGGAAAGTTTGAATGGAACGGCTATGTAAGTGGTTTATCGGCAGGCAATCAAGTCTTCTTTGCCCGACCGAAAGTTTCCACCTTTGACGACACCATCTACGGTGATGGCGTGGCGGTCGATGTGTTGATCACCCAGTCGTTGCAGGAGGATCCGGTAGCCCTTCCGGTCGGCAACCCAATCTTTTATCCAATTCAGCTACCGTCCAACACGGTCAGATATCGCCAACCGCTTCCACAGGGCGGGCAGAGAGCCATTTTTTCTACCAATGATTCTAACGCCGAGTTTGGCTTCTTTGATCTCCAAGGAGCGATCATTCCCGGAACGCAAAAGCGATTGCTTGACCCTGGCGAAGAATTGCTGGATGTCGCGTTTCTCGACGACGGTCAGTTTGCTGTGCTCTACAGCCGTGACAATGGCCCGTATGGTCAGTGGTTCGATGTGCAGGGAAACCCGCTCGGTGACGCAGTGGGCTACGACAACACCTACCACAACCTCAGCACCCCCAGCAACCATAGAAGTAACAGCGACATTGCTGTCGCTTCATTTGACGGCGAGATGCACGCGATTGTCGTTTTTGCGACCGGTGCATTTCTAGAGGAAGACGTTTTCTCCTTCACGTTTTCTCGCGGAGAATCGAACACATCCGATACTCAAATCACGAAGTCATTGTGGCAGGTGAGCGAGGGCACGGCGGCGGGAAATCGACTCCCGAGAGTCACGATGAACGAAGTTGGTTTCGGAGTCGTTGTTTGGCTAGACTCTGCGAGCGGCGATACCTTTGACGCTCGCAGAGCGCGTGGTCTCGAGTTTTCCGACTACGGCAGGCAGTTCATTGACCCCGAATTCGAAATCGGAAACGCAAACAACCCCGAGATCGCTCCGGCCGTTTCGATGAATCGGAATCGAGATTTCGTTGTTTCCTACTCAGAGTTTGAATTTCCCTCTGATGGCACCGGGGACGATGTCCAGGCCCGATTCTTCCGCCATGCTGCTAACCCAGGCGATCGCATCGGTGAAGACGAACCGTTTCAGGTCAATTCTTTCGTGGGGGGCAACCAGTTTTCGGGATCCGTGGCGATGAGCAATTCGGGATGGTCAGCCATCGTGTGGTCCAGTTGGGGACAAGATGCGGGTGACGCAAGCTTTGAAACAGGTGTCTATGCTCAGTTGTACAATCCCCAAGGTCGACCAGCCGGGCCGGAATTCCAAGTTCCCATCGCAACGGAAGGAAACCAACGGCTTGTTTCGGTTGAAATTGATGACGATGCGGATCTTTTCATTTCTTATCACGATTTTGAAACCGAATCGCGTTACTTGCGGCTCTACAGCACGAACGTCGCGCCATCGCTGGACACTCAAAATCCATTCTCCGTTTCAGAAAACAGTCCCGTTGGCACGATGGTGACGACGTTGATGGCCAACGATTTAGATGGTGACAACGTTCGCTTTGCCATCGTCGGCGATAGTCCCTTTGCTGTGGATGAGATAACCGGGGAACTAACAGTCGTCGATCCCACCGCGCTCGATCGAGAGACGAACGCGGAGATTCAAGTGGCCGTTCAACTGACCGATGATGCAGACGACCCAAAATCCGTGGTGGTGACCGCCACGGTCAACGTGACGGAGGTCAACGAAGGGCCCGTTTCCGAAAACGTCACTTTCACGATCAATGAATTGAGTCCGGTCGGTCATGTGGTGGGAACCGTTCCGGCTTTCGATCCCGATGAGCAGGAATCGCTGATCTTTTCCATTCAAGAGGAAACTCCCTTCGGGATCAACGCGCGCAGCGGGCAACTGTTTGTCGTCGATCAAACCGCTCTCGACTTTGAAACGACTCCGTCTTTTCAGTTTGATGTAGTGGTCACCGATGGCAATGACCAGCAAACGACCGCAACTGTCACCGTCGAATTGACCGACGTCGACGAAACCACCATCAATGTTGCACCGAAACTCGTCGAATTGCCCGCGGCCGTTTTCTACATCGATGGTCAAGCTGCATCTCTGGTGTTCCCAAACGTTCTCGTCGAAGATCCCGACGCGAGTGATTACACCGGAGGTCGTTTGCGAGCCGAAAACATCTCATTCCCGTGGGATGATGACCGATTGGTTTTCCAGGAACTCGGCGGTGTGTCGTTGAGCGGTGACAGCGTCCAGGTGGACGGAGTGTTGATCGGCCAAATCACGCGAGATGGATTGGGACGCAATGCCTTGCAAGTTGTCTTCAACAGCGATGCTACTCCCGAGCGGTTGACACGATTGATCCGATCGATCGCCTTCCAGACGCCCAATCAAGATCGACCGTCTGACAGCCGAGTGTTTCGATTGACTTTGGCCGACACAGATGGCAACACGACATCGGTCACGACCTTTGCAGCAGTACGCAACGCGAGCGACCAACCCGGCGGACTCTTTGAGAGCATCGGAACGGACGCAAACGACGTGTTCAACTTGGAATCGTTTGCCGCGGGTCAGAATTCGGTCAACGGAAAATTGGGCGTCGATACATTGCGAATCACCGGCGGTGGACAAAGTCTGGATCTGACATCGATCGCAAACGCCATCTTGACCGATGTGGAAGTGCTGGACATTCGAGGGTCGGGCGGCAATCAACTGACTCTCAATCTGGACGAAGTTCTCAATCTCAGCGCCACCTCCGACACGGTGCAGATTCACCATGATGCCGATGACACCATCACGATTGGTGATGGCTGGAACGTGGAGGCACCGGTTCTGTCCGGCGGAAGCTTCTGGCACGTGCTGACCCAAGACACCGCGACCCTGCGGATCGCAAACGCCAAGCCGTTTTCGAACCCCTTCTTGGCGATGGACGTCAACCATGACGATCGTGTTTCTGCGTTGGACGCTTTGGACATCATCAACCGACTCGCGTTGATCCCACGTGACAGCAGCGAACGACGTGAAAGACTCTCGACGCCGACTGATCAGAGCGAGCTGGCTGGATTTTACTATTTCGATTCCAACGAAGACGATTTCGTCTCGGCGCTGGATGCGTTGTTCGTGATCAACCGATTGGCGGAAACTCGTACCGAAGGCGAGCGTATCGATGTCCCGCTTGGCAACGTTTCTCTACCGATCAGCTCGAAGTCGACGGATCACGCAATTGAGGACAGAAGGGTCACGGAGCAAATGATGCTTGGGGATATCGATCGATTCGCCCCACCGGTGACTCCGGCTGTCCCGTCTTGGCGTACGCAACAAAACCTATCGGCAATCGATCAAATCATGCAGAGTGATGACGACGCAAGCCCAACGGAGGAAGCAATCGCAACGTTGTCCGCCAAACTCGATCCACTCTCGCAGCCCCTCTCGTAA
- a CDS encoding ECF-type sigma factor → MRDNLYRNGFPHELDVTDNDATPDPMDFTHPDAAKKLWETFYHRLCLAVRQRVRNIRRPVASESEVALSAINSFFNRARDGQFPDLADEEELWRLLKTIAIRKTNDLRKHLRAQKRGGNHVVYNQSDLDDEDAPLAGVDAASGREITPALEAELSDLMQVLLERLPDDRHRDVILLKLQGASVPTIAEHLSTTTRTVQRMIKKIEAEWQSDLFDTQ, encoded by the coding sequence ATGCGTGATAATCTGTACAGAAATGGTTTTCCCCACGAACTTGATGTGACTGACAACGACGCCACTCCCGATCCAATGGACTTCACGCATCCCGATGCGGCAAAGAAGCTGTGGGAGACGTTTTATCATCGTCTCTGCTTGGCCGTTCGACAGCGGGTTCGGAACATTCGACGACCGGTGGCCAGTGAGAGCGAAGTCGCCTTGAGTGCGATAAACAGTTTCTTCAATCGTGCCCGTGACGGACAGTTCCCCGATCTGGCGGACGAAGAAGAATTATGGCGGTTGCTCAAAACCATTGCGATTCGCAAGACCAACGACCTGCGAAAACATTTGCGGGCGCAGAAACGTGGTGGCAATCACGTCGTCTATAATCAGTCCGATCTAGACGATGAAGACGCACCGCTGGCCGGTGTCGATGCGGCGTCTGGACGAGAAATCACACCTGCTCTGGAAGCAGAACTTTCGGACTTGATGCAAGTCTTGCTGGAAAGACTGCCCGATGATCGACACCGCGACGTCATCTTGCTGAAATTACAGGGTGCTTCCGTCCCTACGATCGCCGAACACCTTTCCACGACCACCCGAACCGTTCAACGGATGATCAAAAAGATCGAAGCGGAATGGCAGTCCGACCTGTTCGACACCCAGTGA